Proteins encoded in a region of the Saccharothrix ecbatanensis genome:
- a CDS encoding DUF6912 family protein, with amino-acid sequence MRVYLPATVAMLRDLVDTGEFVPVGGTGFALTPALRESYATGDTEELEYSAMLDAARGSLRLIAGDEKAVPRRAVVSVDVEDAKLRPDLDFSVVKLSGPVPMKLVAAIHLDTLEAEEDVRAAADVIDAADMGDPDAEFALGGAEDHELAWYAAQELPFLLELM; translated from the coding sequence ATGAGGGTGTACCTCCCGGCGACCGTCGCGATGTTGCGCGACTTGGTGGACACGGGCGAGTTCGTGCCGGTGGGCGGTACGGGGTTCGCCCTGACGCCCGCGCTGCGCGAGTCCTACGCGACCGGCGACACGGAGGAGTTGGAGTACTCGGCGATGCTCGACGCCGCTCGCGGTTCGCTGCGGCTGATCGCGGGTGACGAGAAGGCGGTGCCACGGCGGGCGGTGGTCTCGGTGGACGTGGAGGACGCGAAGCTGCGGCCGGACCTGGACTTCTCGGTGGTGAAGCTGTCGGGGCCGGTGCCGATGAAGCTGGTGGCCGCGATCCACTTGGACACGTTGGAGGCCGAGGAGGACGTGCGTGCGGCTGCGGACGTGATCGACGCGGCGGACATGGGTGATCCGGACGCGGAGTTCGCGTTGGGCGGGGCCGAGGACCACGAGTTGGCCTGGTACGCGGCGCAGGAGCTGCCGTTCCTGCTGGAGCTGATGTAG
- a CDS encoding WS/DGAT/MGAT family O-acyltransferase, with product MPDRLSALDASFLYLEDSTTPMHVGGVAVFRRPRTRFDYDRLVDLIEQRLSLVPRYRQKVVHVPGRLARPVWVDDPDFDVTYHVRRSALPKPGSDQQLHDLVARLMSRPLDHTRPLWEIYLVEGLARNRTAVITKTHQAMVSGIGAPEIGQVILDVSATPRPPVEALWMPSPEPSGLQLVVDAVAEAVQRPGEVVENVRSAAMDTVETVRKVAGVFGGLASAVRTAVTPAPGSPLNVRISPQRRFAVARTRLDEFREIRRVHGGTVNDGVLAALSGAMRNWLLSRGEVVTAGTTIRAMAPMSVRSDETLVSAYLVDLPVGEPNPVVRLHHVSHATRAHQESGQSVAAQTLVRFSGFAPPTLHALGARAASSFSRRLFNVVVTNVPGPQVPLYAAGAKMIEMFPVVPLAKNQALSIGVTSYDGGVYFGLNADRDAMSDVDVLAAMVEESVEELMGTVST from the coding sequence ATGCCCGACCGCTTGTCCGCGCTGGACGCCTCGTTCCTGTACCTGGAGGACTCCACGACGCCGATGCACGTCGGTGGGGTGGCGGTGTTCCGCCGACCGCGCACCCGGTTCGACTACGACCGGCTGGTCGACCTGATCGAGCAGCGGCTGTCGCTGGTGCCCCGGTACCGGCAGAAGGTCGTGCACGTGCCCGGACGGCTGGCCCGGCCGGTGTGGGTGGACGACCCGGACTTCGACGTGACGTACCACGTGCGGCGGTCGGCGTTGCCGAAACCGGGCAGCGACCAGCAGTTGCACGACCTCGTCGCGCGGCTGATGTCCCGGCCGCTCGACCACACCCGGCCGCTGTGGGAGATCTACCTGGTCGAGGGCCTGGCCCGGAACCGGACCGCGGTGATCACCAAGACGCACCAGGCGATGGTGTCGGGGATCGGGGCGCCGGAGATCGGGCAGGTGATCCTGGACGTGTCCGCCACGCCCCGGCCGCCGGTGGAGGCGCTGTGGATGCCGTCGCCGGAGCCGAGCGGGTTGCAGTTGGTGGTGGACGCGGTGGCCGAGGCCGTGCAGCGGCCCGGTGAGGTCGTGGAGAACGTCCGGTCGGCGGCGATGGACACGGTGGAGACGGTGCGGAAGGTCGCCGGGGTGTTCGGCGGGTTGGCGTCCGCGGTGCGCACCGCCGTCACACCCGCGCCCGGCAGCCCGTTGAACGTCCGGATCTCGCCGCAGCGGCGGTTCGCGGTGGCGCGCACCCGGTTGGACGAGTTCCGCGAGATCCGGCGGGTGCACGGCGGCACGGTGAACGACGGCGTGCTGGCGGCGTTGTCGGGCGCGATGCGGAACTGGCTGCTGTCGCGCGGCGAGGTCGTGACGGCGGGGACCACGATCCGGGCGATGGCGCCGATGTCGGTGCGCAGCGACGAGACGCTGGTGTCGGCGTACCTGGTGGACCTGCCGGTGGGGGAGCCGAACCCGGTCGTGCGGCTGCACCACGTGTCGCACGCGACGCGTGCCCACCAGGAGTCGGGGCAGTCGGTGGCGGCCCAGACGTTGGTGCGGTTCTCGGGCTTCGCGCCGCCGACTTTGCACGCGTTGGGCGCGCGGGCGGCGTCGTCGTTCTCACGGCGGTTGTTCAACGTCGTGGTGACGAACGTGCCGGGGCCGCAGGTCCCGCTGTACGCGGCGGGGGCGAAGATGATCGAGATGTTCCCGGTTGTGCCGTTGGCGAAGAACCAGGCGTTGTCGATCGGCGTGACGTCTTATGACGGTGGCGTGTACTTCGGCCTGAACGCCGACCGTGACGCCATGTCCGATGTGGACGTGTTGGCGGCGATGGTCGAGGAGTCGGTGGAGGAACTGATGGGAACGGTGTCCACATGA
- a CDS encoding phosphotransferase translates to MATRDEAHRLLASGREADVYLRPDGLLVKRSRAGRDLGPEAELMRYLHRHGIPVPRVADASESDLVMEYVPGPRMSQELDAKPWRAGALGRELAELHRKLDAVPPPAFLDGQGFNVLHLDLHPGNVVMGPEGAVVVDWASARKGDRKIDVAMSWLAIAVAPLRPVKRLARSRLVRGFLSGVDVSVRVDARRAMGTAAEIRLARHKRDEAEVNAVRRLVRACTD, encoded by the coding sequence ATGGCAACGCGCGACGAGGCGCATCGTCTGCTGGCCAGTGGCCGGGAGGCGGACGTCTACCTCCGTCCCGACGGTCTGCTGGTCAAGCGCAGCCGTGCGGGCCGCGACCTCGGGCCCGAAGCCGAGCTGATGCGGTACCTGCACCGGCACGGCATACCGGTGCCGAGGGTGGCGGACGCCTCGGAGAGCGACCTGGTGATGGAGTACGTCCCCGGTCCGCGCATGTCGCAGGAGCTGGACGCCAAACCGTGGCGCGCGGGTGCGCTGGGCCGTGAGCTGGCCGAACTGCACCGCAAGCTGGACGCCGTGCCACCGCCCGCGTTCCTCGACGGGCAGGGCTTCAACGTGCTGCACCTCGACCTGCACCCCGGCAACGTGGTGATGGGCCCGGAGGGCGCGGTGGTGGTCGACTGGGCCAGCGCGCGCAAGGGCGACCGGAAGATCGACGTCGCCATGAGCTGGCTGGCGATCGCGGTGGCGCCGCTGCGGCCGGTCAAGCGGCTGGCCCGATCACGGCTGGTGCGCGGGTTCCTGTCGGGCGTGGACGTCTCGGTGCGGGTCGACGCACGTCGGGCCATGGGTACCGCGGCGGAGATCCGGCTCGCCCGGCACAAGCGGGACGAAGCCGAGGTCAACGCCGTGCGCAGGCTCGTGCGCGCCTGCACCGACTAG
- a CDS encoding TrmH family RNA methyltransferase: protein MDVSPKDRFVTVYGRKPVLEALDDPRLEVDKVVLADTARGPAAREILDAANRRGVQVQRATAQRVKVLAGNGKQDQGVLADVVAPRMRPLELGLRENPRNVLVLDGITTPANVGMILRTATAAGMDGIVVPRRGVASIDPMVVKASAGVAFRAPVLRCATAAEAAASLRGAGYPIYALDANARQSVYSADLPARAAFVLGSESAGISDDVRPHVTGWLSIPMAAGVESLNVASAAAVLCFEVVRRRTTR, encoded by the coding sequence GTGGATGTGTCACCCAAGGACAGGTTCGTCACCGTGTACGGCCGCAAGCCCGTGCTGGAAGCGCTCGACGACCCGCGGCTCGAAGTCGACAAGGTCGTGCTGGCCGACACGGCGCGCGGTCCGGCCGCCCGGGAGATCCTGGACGCGGCGAACCGCCGGGGCGTCCAGGTCCAGCGGGCGACGGCGCAGCGGGTCAAGGTGCTGGCCGGGAACGGGAAGCAGGACCAGGGCGTGCTGGCCGACGTGGTCGCGCCCCGGATGCGTCCGCTCGAGCTGGGGCTGCGCGAGAACCCGCGGAACGTGCTGGTGCTCGACGGGATCACCACGCCGGCGAACGTCGGGATGATCCTGCGGACCGCGACGGCCGCCGGGATGGACGGCATCGTGGTGCCGCGTCGGGGGGTGGCGTCGATCGACCCGATGGTGGTGAAGGCGTCGGCCGGGGTGGCGTTCCGGGCTCCGGTGCTGCGGTGTGCGACGGCGGCCGAGGCTGCCGCTTCGCTGCGTGGCGCCGGTTACCCGATCTACGCGCTCGACGCGAACGCCCGGCAGTCGGTGTACTCGGCGGACCTGCCGGCGCGGGCCGCGTTCGTGCTGGGGAGTGAGTCGGCGGGCATCTCGGACGACGTGCGGCCGCACGTGACCGGGTGGCTGTCCATCCCGATGGCGGCGGGGGTCGAGTCGCTGAACGTGGCCAGTGCGGCGGCCGTGCTGTGCTTCGAGGTCGTACGCCGCCGAACCACCCGCTGA
- a CDS encoding HAD-IA family hydrolase, translated as MVRGLVLDFGGVLTDLGDDHTAIEPPLLTATRQARHQGILTAVLSNADGLWRPPIEWSPLFDVVITSGDVGLAKPDRRIYLLAAARLGLPAHECVFVDDLAVNVRGAAAAGMVGVHHQSVQSTLEELETLLQVPLQS; from the coding sequence ATGGTGCGGGGACTGGTGCTGGACTTCGGTGGCGTGCTGACCGACCTGGGCGACGACCACACCGCGATCGAACCGCCCCTGCTCACGGCCACCCGCCAGGCCCGCCACCAGGGCATCCTCACCGCCGTCCTCTCCAACGCCGACGGCCTGTGGCGTCCCCCGATCGAGTGGTCGCCCCTGTTCGACGTGGTGATCACCTCCGGCGACGTGGGCCTGGCCAAGCCCGACCGCCGCATCTACCTCCTCGCCGCCGCACGCCTCGGCCTCCCCGCGCACGAATGCGTTTTCGTGGACGACCTGGCAGTCAACGTCCGGGGCGCGGCTGCCGCCGGAATGGTCGGTGTGCACCACCAGTCCGTGCAATCCACTCTCGAGGAACTGGAAACTCTGCTCCAAGTCCCTCTCCAGAGTTAA
- a CDS encoding Rv3235 family protein, with translation MPPQLRTLSSTRSTTQHLPTEPPPPFSALTAADATLDPRRFLFPLIEALNGRRPPRQLAASFAPDALTSLTGATTRTHARLGRYRLCHVSADAAELAGTLHMPTKVRAFAARVERRNSRWHCTEFHLLP, from the coding sequence ATGCCACCTCAACTGCGCACGCTGTCGTCGACCAGGTCCACCACCCAGCACCTGCCGACCGAACCCCCGCCGCCGTTCAGCGCTCTGACGGCAGCTGATGCAACCCTCGACCCCCGCCGCTTCCTGTTTCCGCTGATAGAAGCCCTGAATGGGCGGCGGCCACCACGTCAACTGGCGGCCAGCTTCGCGCCGGATGCCCTGACCAGCCTGACCGGAGCCACCACCCGGACCCATGCGCGCCTGGGCCGTTACCGCCTGTGTCACGTTTCGGCGGATGCGGCGGAACTCGCGGGCACGCTGCACATGCCGACAAAAGTCCGAGCCTTCGCAGCGAGGGTGGAACGCCGGAACTCACGCTGGCACTGCACCGAATTCCACCTACTCCCCTAA
- the secA gene encoding preprotein translocase subunit SecA, whose product MVLSRLLRAGEGKMLKRLRNIAAHINNLEDDVVDLSDAELRAKTEEFRQRYADGWTLDDLLPEAFAVVREGAKRTLGQRPFDVQLMGGAALHLGQIAEMRTGEGKTLTSVLPAYLNALAGEGVHVVTTNDYLAKRDADWMGRIHRFLGLTVGAILSEMTPEQRRIAYNADITYGTNNEFGFDYLRDNMAWSRDEMVQRGHFFALVDEVDSILIDEARTPLIISGPADQSSRWYVEFARLATRMRKDTHYEVDERKRTIGVTEVGVQFVEDQLGIDNLYDSTNTPLVGYFQNAIKAKELFTKDKDYIVRNGDVMIVDEFTGRVLAGRRYNEGMHQAIEAKEGVEIKAENQTLATITLQNYFRLYEKLGGMTGTAETEAAEFHQTYKLGVTPIPTNRPMQRKDEADLVYKTEEAKFDAVADDIAERHEKGQPVLVGTTSVERSEYLSKLLVKRGIPHEVLNAKHHDREALIIAKAGRKGGVTVATNMAGRGTDIVLGGNPDILADHELRERGLDPVENPEEYEAAWAKLIEEISDEVKAEAEEVRAAGGLYVLGTERHESRRIDNQLRGRSGRQGDPGESRFYLSLKDELMRRFNAAMVETVMTRLKVPDDVPIEHKMVTRAIRSAQTQVEQQNFEIRKNVLKYDEVMNEQRKVIYAERHRVLDGEDLREQVEHMITSVVGAYVDGATSDGYAEDWDLDQLWTALKTLYPITLDPKKLLEEEDDVTRESLRAKLEADALAAYEAREADIDGRVGPGAMRELERRVLLSVLDRKWREHLYEMDYLKEGIGLRAMAQRDPLIEYQREGFDMFNAMLEALKEETVGFLFNLQVEAAEPQPAAEPPVQVSIANGGPLAGSRARARAAAAAAAEQQSDANQAPAGPALAQLQSGSAIPPALRGKGLDGRGQQGLTYSGPSESGDAETSGNAAQQAGGGQAGTRKERRAAARAQAKGQRKGPRE is encoded by the coding sequence ATGGTGCTGTCCCGACTGCTCCGCGCTGGCGAGGGCAAGATGCTCAAGCGCCTGCGCAACATCGCAGCGCACATCAACAACCTCGAAGACGATGTCGTCGACCTCTCCGATGCGGAGCTGCGCGCGAAGACGGAGGAGTTCCGTCAGCGTTACGCCGACGGCTGGACCCTCGACGACCTGCTGCCGGAGGCCTTCGCGGTCGTCCGTGAGGGCGCCAAGCGCACCCTCGGCCAGCGGCCGTTCGACGTCCAGCTGATGGGCGGCGCCGCGCTGCACCTCGGTCAGATCGCCGAGATGCGCACCGGTGAGGGCAAGACGTTGACCTCCGTGCTGCCCGCCTACCTGAACGCCCTGGCGGGCGAGGGCGTGCACGTCGTCACGACGAACGACTACCTGGCCAAACGTGACGCCGACTGGATGGGCCGCATCCACCGGTTCCTGGGCCTGACCGTCGGCGCGATCCTGTCGGAGATGACGCCCGAGCAGCGTCGGATCGCCTACAACGCCGACATCACGTACGGCACGAACAACGAGTTCGGCTTCGACTACCTGCGCGACAACATGGCGTGGAGCCGTGACGAGATGGTCCAGCGGGGCCACTTCTTCGCGCTGGTCGACGAGGTCGACTCGATCCTGATCGACGAGGCCCGCACGCCGCTGATCATCTCGGGCCCGGCCGACCAGTCGTCGCGCTGGTACGTCGAGTTCGCGCGGCTGGCCACGCGGATGCGCAAGGACACCCACTACGAGGTGGACGAGCGCAAGCGCACGATCGGCGTCACCGAGGTCGGCGTGCAGTTCGTCGAGGACCAGCTCGGCATCGACAACCTGTACGACTCGACCAACACGCCGCTGGTCGGCTACTTCCAGAACGCGATCAAGGCGAAGGAACTGTTCACCAAGGACAAGGACTACATCGTCCGCAACGGTGACGTCATGATCGTCGACGAGTTCACCGGCCGCGTGCTGGCGGGACGTCGCTACAACGAGGGCATGCACCAGGCGATCGAGGCCAAGGAAGGCGTCGAGATCAAGGCGGAGAACCAGACCCTCGCCACGATCACGTTGCAGAACTACTTCCGGCTGTACGAGAAGCTCGGCGGCATGACCGGTACCGCCGAGACCGAGGCGGCGGAGTTCCACCAGACCTACAAGCTCGGCGTGACGCCGATCCCGACCAACCGCCCGATGCAGCGAAAGGACGAGGCCGACCTGGTCTACAAGACCGAGGAGGCCAAGTTCGACGCCGTCGCCGACGACATCGCCGAGCGGCACGAGAAGGGCCAGCCGGTGCTGGTCGGCACGACGAGCGTCGAGCGGTCGGAGTACCTGTCGAAGCTGCTGGTCAAGAGGGGCATCCCGCACGAGGTGCTGAACGCGAAGCACCACGACCGCGAGGCGCTGATCATCGCGAAGGCCGGCCGCAAGGGCGGCGTCACGGTGGCCACCAACATGGCCGGCCGCGGTACGGACATCGTGCTGGGCGGTAACCCGGACATCCTCGCCGACCACGAGCTGCGCGAGCGTGGCCTGGACCCGGTGGAGAACCCGGAGGAGTACGAGGCCGCCTGGGCGAAGCTGATCGAGGAGATCAGCGACGAGGTCAAGGCCGAGGCCGAGGAGGTCCGCGCGGCCGGTGGCCTGTACGTGCTGGGCACCGAGCGGCACGAGTCGCGGCGGATCGACAACCAGCTGCGCGGTCGTTCCGGCCGTCAGGGTGACCCGGGCGAGTCGCGGTTCTACCTGTCGCTGAAGGACGAGCTGATGCGCCGCTTCAACGCGGCCATGGTCGAGACGGTGATGACCCGGCTGAAGGTGCCGGACGACGTGCCGATCGAGCACAAGATGGTCACCCGGGCCATCCGCAGCGCGCAGACGCAGGTCGAGCAGCAGAACTTCGAGATCCGCAAGAACGTGCTCAAGTACGACGAGGTGATGAACGAGCAGCGCAAGGTGATCTACGCCGAGCGCCACCGCGTGCTCGACGGTGAGGACCTGCGTGAACAGGTCGAGCACATGATCACCAGCGTGGTCGGCGCGTACGTCGACGGCGCGACGTCCGACGGTTACGCCGAGGACTGGGACCTCGACCAGCTGTGGACTGCGCTCAAGACGCTGTACCCGATCACGCTCGACCCGAAGAAGCTGCTCGAAGAAGAGGACGACGTCACCCGCGAGTCGTTGAGGGCGAAGCTGGAGGCCGACGCCCTGGCCGCGTACGAGGCGCGCGAGGCCGACATCGACGGCCGCGTCGGGCCGGGTGCCATGCGTGAGCTGGAGCGCCGCGTCCTGCTGTCCGTCCTGGACCGCAAGTGGCGTGAGCACCTGTACGAGATGGACTACCTGAAGGAGGGCATCGGCCTGCGGGCGATGGCCCAGCGCGACCCGCTGATCGAGTACCAGCGGGAAGGGTTCGACATGTTCAACGCCATGCTGGAGGCGTTGAAGGAGGAGACGGTCGGCTTCCTGTTCAACCTCCAGGTCGAAGCCGCCGAGCCGCAGCCCGCCGCCGAGCCGCCGGTCCAGGTGTCGATCGCCAACGGCGGCCCGCTGGCAGGTAGCCGGGCCCGAGCCCGAGCAGCCGCCGCCGCTGCCGCGGAGCAGCAGTCGGACGCCAACCAGGCTCCCGCAGGTCCGGCCCTGGCACAGCTCCAAAGCGGCAGCGCAATCCCGCCAGCGCTGCGCGGGAAGGGTCTGGACGGTCGGGGCCAGCAGGGCCTGACCTACTCGGGCCCGTCGGAGTCCGGTGATGCCGAGACCAGCGGCAACGCCGCCCAGCAGGCCGGTGGAGGCCAGGCAGGCACCCGCAAGGAGCGCCGCGCCGCAGCCCGAGCCCAGGCCAAGGGCCAACGCAAGGGCCCACGCGAGTAA
- the hpf gene encoding ribosome hibernation-promoting factor, HPF/YfiA family produces the protein MDIVVKGRNVEVPDHYRVHVADKLTRLERYDRKVIRFDVELFHEPNRRQSKNCQRVEITGKGRGPVIRAEACAGDFYAALDSAVTKLENRLRRSHDRRRVHHGRRGPTSVAEATSGLADTLPLGPEHDAQTQGKWFGRTAVLEADESEPADEGMAEVPSQRWEDGIEDSLPGQIVREKEHTAKPMTVDQALYEMELVGHDFYLFSDADSGRPSVVYRRKGFDYGVIRLA, from the coding sequence ATGGACATCGTCGTTAAGGGCCGCAATGTCGAGGTGCCCGATCACTATCGGGTTCACGTAGCCGACAAGCTGACGCGGCTTGAGCGTTACGACCGCAAGGTCATCCGCTTTGACGTGGAGCTCTTCCACGAGCCGAACCGCCGGCAGTCCAAGAACTGCCAGCGTGTGGAAATCACCGGCAAGGGACGCGGCCCGGTGATTCGCGCCGAAGCGTGTGCGGGCGACTTCTACGCCGCCCTGGACTCCGCGGTCACGAAGCTCGAGAACCGGTTGCGGCGCTCGCATGACCGCAGGCGCGTGCACCACGGGCGACGCGGCCCAACGTCGGTCGCCGAGGCGACCAGTGGACTCGCGGACACTCTGCCCCTCGGCCCCGAACACGACGCCCAGACGCAGGGCAAGTGGTTCGGCCGGACTGCCGTGCTGGAAGCGGACGAGTCGGAACCCGCGGACGAGGGCATGGCGGAAGTGCCCTCGCAGCGCTGGGAAGACGGCATCGAGGACAGCCTGCCCGGCCAGATCGTGCGCGAGAAAGAGCACACGGCCAAGCCGATGACCGTCGACCAGGCTCTCTACGAGATGGAACTGGTCGGCCACGACTTCTACCTGTTCTCCGACGCGGACAGCGGACGTCCGAGCGTCGTCTACCGCCGAAAGGGATTCGACTACGGCGTGATCAGGCTCGCCTGA
- a CDS encoding ComF family protein: MLINLLFPPRCPGCGTWGVRLCARCLALFGLPIRVPGVGPPVYALAAYAGAARELVLAFKERGRRELAAVFGALIAAALPRLPGVGSDPWLVPAPSRASAARARGGSHVLRMARASGFSVAPALAFTKGVRDSVKLDAASRQANLAGRVRLVPGGLPPPGAGLVLLDDVVTTGSTAAACVSVLKTGGYRVSAVLTLTTARRRHPRG; encoded by the coding sequence ATGCTGATCAACCTGCTGTTCCCGCCCCGCTGTCCCGGCTGCGGCACCTGGGGCGTGCGGCTGTGCGCCCGTTGCCTGGCCCTGTTCGGGCTTCCGATACGCGTTCCCGGTGTCGGGCCGCCGGTGTACGCGTTGGCCGCGTACGCGGGTGCGGCGCGCGAGTTGGTGCTCGCGTTCAAGGAGCGCGGGCGTCGGGAACTCGCGGCCGTGTTCGGCGCGTTGATCGCCGCCGCACTTCCCCGATTGCCCGGTGTGGGGTCGGATCCGTGGCTGGTGCCCGCGCCTTCCCGCGCGTCCGCCGCCCGTGCCCGCGGCGGTTCCCACGTGCTGAGAATGGCACGTGCGTCCGGCTTTTCCGTGGCGCCCGCACTCGCATTCACGAAAGGTGTTCGTGATTCGGTGAAGCTCGACGCGGCGTCCCGGCAGGCGAATCTGGCCGGTCGCGTCCGGCTCGTTCCAGGCGGTCTACCGCCACCCGGAGCGGGGCTTGTCCTGCTGGACGACGTGGTGACCACGGGATCGACGGCAGCCGCGTGCGTTTCGGTGTTGAAAACCGGGGGATACCGGGTATCCGCCGTGCTCACGCTGACAACAGCCCGCCGCCGTCACCCACGCGGGTGA
- a CDS encoding LpqB family beta-propeller domain-containing protein: MRLFALLLAVCVASGCAAIPTETSPIPVNPSPGNASEAAAPKPVDDIDPLTLVREFVNASANPEDDYEAAKAYLTEDAKKTWNTKVMPTIIETTFNTVPTPSVTGDDKQRMVLLQGRNVGRLQLEDNSFIQLVGGLDTPIGIERNSENQWRISKPPDGIYVPLGGFQQNYRRVTLFFHSPDFSVLVPDPRWVVAAPSTEIPTRVTDLLLKGPAVGMRGALTTAIPNGAGQRRKTSEANDGALEVDLTKVGDITVQTGKQIAAQFVKSLAGVSSSRIRVLVEGQPINADQPEWRTTDVQTGEALTTPKADLNGLLVGNGRVQQMNGEPLPGPAGSGEYQVVSAAQSMDGSQLAVVGRVAENSVRLRVGALAGPLGEVELPAATMTRPTWLLSGRQGEPSTEVWTVVDGVNVVRVIKTESGWTANAVNASELAVLGGGITELRLSRDGTRVAAVVGGKLVVAAVVRGQDTAVSLRSPRNLRSAELGASAVSLDWLAQDVVVVSTSLPAWPIAKVNIDGVRIERYSTSNLTVPVNSVTAAPGRNVLAVDQSGLWSASDVGDVWRASATKVQPGTRAFYPG, translated from the coding sequence GTGAGGCTGTTCGCGCTGCTCCTGGCCGTGTGCGTCGCCTCGGGCTGCGCCGCCATCCCGACCGAGACGTCGCCGATCCCGGTCAACCCGTCGCCCGGCAACGCCAGTGAGGCCGCCGCGCCCAAACCGGTCGACGACATCGATCCGTTGACGCTGGTCCGCGAGTTCGTCAACGCCTCCGCCAACCCCGAGGACGACTACGAGGCGGCCAAGGCGTACCTGACGGAGGACGCGAAGAAGACCTGGAACACCAAGGTCATGCCGACGATCATCGAGACGACGTTCAACACCGTGCCGACGCCGAGCGTGACGGGGGACGACAAGCAGCGCATGGTGCTGCTCCAGGGCAGGAACGTCGGCCGGCTCCAGTTGGAGGACAACTCGTTCATCCAACTCGTCGGAGGTCTGGACACGCCGATCGGCATCGAGCGCAACAGCGAGAACCAGTGGCGCATCTCGAAGCCGCCGGACGGCATCTACGTGCCGTTGGGCGGGTTCCAGCAGAACTACCGCCGGGTGACGTTGTTCTTCCACAGCCCGGACTTCAGCGTGCTCGTGCCCGACCCGCGGTGGGTGGTCGCGGCGCCGTCGACGGAAATCCCGACCCGGGTGACGGACCTGCTGCTCAAGGGGCCCGCGGTGGGGATGCGCGGCGCGTTGACGACGGCCATCCCGAACGGCGCCGGGCAGCGCCGGAAGACGTCCGAAGCGAACGACGGCGCGCTGGAGGTGGACCTGACGAAAGTCGGCGACATCACGGTGCAGACCGGCAAGCAGATCGCGGCGCAGTTCGTGAAGTCGCTGGCGGGGGTGAGCAGCAGTCGGATCCGGGTGCTGGTCGAAGGCCAGCCGATCAACGCCGACCAGCCCGAGTGGCGGACCACGGACGTGCAGACCGGTGAGGCGCTGACCACGCCCAAGGCGGACCTCAACGGGCTGCTGGTGGGCAACGGGCGGGTCCAGCAGATGAACGGCGAACCGCTGCCGGGGCCCGCCGGTTCGGGCGAGTACCAGGTGGTCAGCGCGGCGCAGTCGATGGACGGCAGTCAGCTGGCCGTGGTGGGCCGGGTGGCGGAGAACTCCGTCCGGCTGCGGGTCGGTGCGCTGGCCGGGCCGTTGGGCGAGGTGGAACTGCCCGCGGCCACGATGACCAGGCCGACGTGGCTGCTCAGCGGGCGGCAGGGCGAGCCGAGCACCGAGGTGTGGACGGTGGTCGACGGCGTCAACGTGGTGCGCGTGATCAAGACCGAGAGCGGGTGGACGGCGAACGCGGTGAACGCGTCGGAGCTGGCCGTGCTCGGCGGCGGCATCACGGAGCTGCGGCTGTCGCGTGACGGCACGCGGGTGGCGGCGGTCGTGGGCGGGAAGCTCGTGGTGGCGGCGGTGGTGCGTGGGCAGGACACGGCGGTGTCGCTGCGGTCGCCGCGCAACCTCCGGTCGGCCGAGCTGGGCGCCAGCGCGGTGTCGCTGGACTGGCTGGCGCAGGACGTGGTGGTGGTGAGCACGTCGCTGCCGGCGTGGCCGATCGCCAAGGTCAACATCGACGGGGTGCGGATCGAGCGGTACAGCACGTCGAATCTGACCGTGCCGGTGAACTCGGTGACGGCCGCGCCTGGTCGGAACGTGCTGGCGGTGGACCAGAGCGGCCTGTGGAGCGCCAGTGACGTGGGCGACGTGTGGCGTGCGTCCGCGACCAAGGTGCAGCCGGGCACGCGGGCGTTCTACCCGGGCTGA